One Fontisphaera persica DNA window includes the following coding sequences:
- a CDS encoding autotransporter-associated beta strand repeat-containing protein, producing MAGDIIVNSTLYFWRTDKFVLTNNIRGAGNVYIRTPGEGAMIMDGSAQMEIGQSLEVGRDIYGRLIIQNGARPVVGRINVGNISGTTGDVVQDGGDVFITLEMRVGHWPNNTSSYLLGGGTLNITNVPAGVVNQNAVAEQNGILYIGIDGTGIFTQTGGVAIAHGIVLDGRGETADTDTFNLEGGIFRLGPSGLKSGNLDNNTTYLINLGGGTLGAWQSWTSVLAMTLTGTNGDVTLDTDVHTIQLSGVLSGPGGLRKTGSGLLALRGNHTYAGRTVVSAGTLRVEGALAGPVAVEEGATLEPGTGLVTLTLAQDLALAGNLVMEINKAGLVLRSDRIVGVATQYCGGTLQVTATGDALAEGDAFDLFDAVAFAGSFASLELPLLPEGLRWDTSRLTVDGTIQVARALPPTPPVFAAPVREGNNLILSGTGGRPGDLYRVLAADNLALPLVEWEEVASGRFGLDGSFAQTLPILAEQRQRYFIIVSP from the coding sequence GTGGCGGGTGATATTATTGTTAATTCCACACTTTACTTCTGGCGCACGGACAAGTTTGTGCTGACCAATAATATCCGGGGCGCGGGCAATGTGTATATTCGCACGCCTGGCGAGGGGGCGATGATTATGGACGGCAGCGCCCAGATGGAAATCGGCCAAAGTTTGGAGGTGGGGCGTGATATCTACGGCCGGCTGATCATTCAAAATGGCGCCCGCCCGGTGGTGGGACGCATCAACGTGGGGAATATCAGCGGTACGACCGGTGATGTCGTGCAGGATGGTGGCGACGTGTTCATCACCTTGGAAATGCGCGTGGGGCACTGGCCCAATAACACCAGTTCTTACCTCCTCGGCGGCGGCACTCTGAACATTACCAACGTGCCCGCCGGCGTGGTGAACCAGAATGCCGTGGCCGAACAAAATGGCATCCTGTACATAGGCATTGATGGCACGGGCATCTTCACGCAAACCGGCGGCGTGGCCATCGCTCATGGCATTGTGTTGGATGGCCGGGGTGAGACTGCCGACACGGACACCTTTAACTTGGAAGGCGGCATCTTCCGGCTGGGACCCTCCGGGTTGAAGAGCGGCAACCTGGACAATAATACCACTTACCTTATCAACCTCGGCGGCGGCACCTTGGGCGCCTGGCAGAGCTGGACCAGCGTGCTGGCCATGACGTTGACCGGCACCAATGGGGACGTGACCCTGGACACGGATGTTCACACCATTCAACTCTCAGGCGTGTTGTCAGGGCCGGGCGGCCTGCGCAAAACCGGCTCCGGCCTTCTGGCATTGCGGGGCAATCATACGTACGCCGGCCGCACGGTGGTGAGCGCCGGAACTTTGAGGGTTGAGGGCGCGCTGGCCGGGCCGGTGGCGGTGGAGGAGGGGGCGACTTTGGAGCCGGGCACTGGTTTGGTGACCTTGACCCTCGCCCAAGACCTGGCTTTGGCGGGGAATCTGGTCATGGAAATTAACAAGGCAGGGCTGGTGCTGCGCAGTGACCGCATTGTGGGCGTGGCGACTCAATATTGCGGCGGCACCCTCCAGGTGACCGCCACCGGCGATGCGCTGGCGGAAGGGGATGCCTTTGATCTTTTTGACGCAGTGGCGTTTGCGGGCAGTTTTGCCAGTTTGGAGTTGCCGCTACTGCCGGAAGGCTTGCGGTGGGATACTTCCCGTTTGACGGTGGACGGCACCATCCAGGTGGCGCGTGCGCTGCCGCCCACCCCGCCGGTCTTCGCTGCGCCTGTGCGCGAAGGAAACAACCTGATACTGAGCGGAACGGGTGGACGGCCGGGAGACCTTTACCGCGTTTTGGCGGCCGACAACCTTGCCTTGCCGCTGGTGGAATGGGAGGAAGTGGCCAGTGGCCGGTTTGGATTGGACGGCAGCTTTGCTCAAACCCTGCCCATTCTTGCTGAACAACGCCAGCGATACTTCATCATTGTCAGCCCATGA
- a CDS encoding DUF58 domain-containing protein has product MMVPAPRLLKTVALAGLPLSLLAAAAPGWTIFCLLAGLAVIAIVITDALRASQSWQGLELCGPPMTRLAKDRPGKLEIKLRHSDATERRVRLALPWPEELTAHPEELSLMLPPGQAWCLGEWTLCPHRRGRYLIHTAGVETDSPWGFWRVRRQQPLRLEIRVYPNLARERTPLASLFLRRGMVGVHAVRQVGKGREFELLREYLPGDSYEDVHWKATARRARPITKVYQIEKTQEIYVLLDASRLSGRPAARTLQMGAAADTPTAHIETAFERYLTAALVLGLAAEQQGDHFGLLSFSDKIERFVRARNGRHHYQTCRDALYTLMPQEVAPDFDEVATFLRLRLRRRALLIFLTSLEDPLMAESFSRNLEMLCRQHLILVAMLRPPLALPIFSSAEAQNVDDLYLHLAGHLQWWKLQELERSLARRGVRLTLLDQEELSAGLVSQYLTIKRRQLL; this is encoded by the coding sequence ATGATGGTTCCCGCGCCACGCCTGCTCAAAACGGTGGCCCTGGCCGGCTTGCCCCTGAGCCTGCTGGCGGCGGCAGCCCCTGGCTGGACGATTTTCTGCCTGCTGGCTGGGCTGGCCGTGATTGCCATTGTGATAACGGATGCGCTGCGCGCTTCCCAATCCTGGCAAGGCCTGGAGCTATGCGGCCCTCCAATGACCCGCCTTGCCAAAGACCGGCCAGGCAAGCTGGAAATCAAACTGCGGCACTCCGATGCAACGGAACGCCGGGTACGGCTGGCCTTGCCCTGGCCCGAGGAACTTACGGCCCATCCCGAAGAACTATCATTGATGCTGCCCCCCGGTCAGGCCTGGTGTCTGGGGGAGTGGACTCTTTGTCCCCACCGGCGCGGACGTTACCTCATCCACACGGCCGGCGTGGAAACTGACTCCCCCTGGGGATTCTGGCGCGTGCGCCGCCAGCAACCGCTGCGTCTGGAAATTCGGGTTTATCCCAACCTGGCCCGTGAACGCACCCCGCTGGCCTCGCTGTTTCTGCGCCGGGGCATGGTCGGTGTGCATGCCGTGCGCCAGGTCGGCAAAGGACGCGAATTTGAGCTCCTGCGCGAATACCTGCCCGGCGACAGCTACGAGGATGTGCACTGGAAGGCCACCGCCCGCCGCGCCCGTCCCATTACCAAAGTGTATCAAATTGAAAAAACACAGGAAATCTACGTTTTGCTCGATGCCTCACGACTGAGCGGGCGCCCCGCCGCGCGTACGCTGCAAATGGGCGCTGCTGCGGACACCCCCACCGCCCATATTGAAACTGCCTTTGAACGCTACCTCACCGCCGCGCTCGTTTTGGGGCTGGCCGCAGAACAACAAGGCGACCACTTCGGCCTTTTGTCCTTCAGCGATAAAATCGAGCGCTTCGTCCGGGCGCGCAACGGCCGCCATCATTACCAAACCTGCCGCGACGCCCTTTACACCCTCATGCCCCAGGAAGTCGCGCCCGATTTTGATGAAGTCGCCACCTTTCTCCGCCTCCGGCTGCGCCGCCGGGCGTTATTAATCTTCCTCACCAGTCTGGAGGACCCGTTAATGGCCGAAAGCTTCAGCCGCAACCTCGAGATGCTCTGTCGCCAGCATCTCATTCTGGTGGCCATGCTCCGCCCTCCACTGGCCCTGCCCATCTTCAGCTCCGCCGAGGCGCAAAATGTGGACGATTTGTACTTGCACCTCGCCGGTCACTTACAATGGTGGAAGTTGCAAGAGCTCGAACGATCCCTTGCGCGCCGGGGAGTCCGCCTCACTTTGCTGGACCAGGAAGAACTCAGCGCCGGACTGGTGTCCCAGTACCTCACCATTAAACGGCGACAGCTCCTGTAA
- a CDS encoding LamG-like jellyroll fold domain-containing protein, with protein sequence MKRAFFFLKSPSIWRRVYVGLVLFLMGTLPSPLSAALIAYWNFDEGTGTIARDTSGVGTPHDGTLAAQGTGTLPQWIPGRFGYALDFNRVDNGNGSRVTVPFQNDLWLNDAFTISFWYRPGPNIGDFPGPMRIGSQSATSGSNIGWGFFRARNGNRLTFKRGNAQPNMFPPALVNGTWYHVVLRHDGVNQNTAIIFGVSTNVTTQAWLDATATTIFEFGRMDQMDDCDLDDVAFFNEALPLERIYTLNSVPTQLGLDYSLAEVRALWAIFDAGPGSSGTVKGRTWTYTTEIPGSPAPGEAFIAGNKFYVVLAPGAGLTATATFYGDINPAGAGRPGTLVLPETPDIASSARLVFDLGATTELGPQNDFLEIQGDLVITNTPVVINPLAPLANGTYWLIKYTGVKRGDFNPVVIHNSRYSINLDETEEGKIKLVVNGTNAPLQWVATANGNWNFTMANWSNLVTQAEDVFKQADVVRFDDTQLVQINVVLGGQLSPAGVVVASSSLNFSFTGSGTLGGMALGLTKSGTSTLTLGTANLFLGPVQINEGILKLGHPAALGATGQGTIIGAGATLDLGGISPGTEPVSVSGAGHNGVGAIINSGGALVNNGLGGVITLQGDTTLGGPNRFDIFAGTIVGNGHRLIKVGPAEIALSHLGETGLGEVEVLGGQLTVLGNTQLGNPAAPLMVRPGATLAFWAVGTNATTKNIIMENGRLLNATTPPLDNAVLRGSLRLSGTNTVDGVSSISLYGEIMGNGRLNKNGSGTLTLDSPGEFQGAIYLNSGRLTLGTNATLAGVTNLVLAAGTVMDVSSLRPAQLYDLPEGQSLMGSGMVHGSVRAGARTVLQPGTSAGTLTITNHLTLETGATLVFELGESTVEGGGTNDLLVLGGDLYLNGRVTLKIVPLAPLNTTEFYTLINYGGTLNGLVENLEVVTDSRYSFLLDTSVPGKIRLLATAEGGTITWRGDHPSGPGLWDLNQTPNWAGNERFLAGDTVVFDDSGVETTVQLVGDLYPAIWRIEANSKNYVFRGEGRIRGGSLTKSQGGTATIANTGINDFAGAITLLGGGAGSGRGRGVWKSRLRPGGKPRQTCAQAQRRRDLGQHHDRGRAFC encoded by the coding sequence ATGAAGCGCGCATTCTTCTTTTTGAAATCTCCTTCCATCTGGCGACGAGTGTATGTGGGGCTGGTGCTCTTTTTGATGGGCACCCTTCCCTCGCCTCTGTCCGCGGCCTTGATTGCGTATTGGAACTTTGACGAGGGTACTGGCACAATTGCGCGAGACACCTCCGGTGTGGGGACGCCGCATGATGGGACGTTGGCAGCTCAGGGAACCGGGACCTTGCCGCAATGGATTCCCGGCCGGTTTGGATACGCGCTGGATTTCAACCGGGTGGACAATGGCAATGGCTCGCGGGTGACGGTGCCTTTCCAAAATGACCTATGGTTGAACGATGCCTTCACCATCAGCTTTTGGTATCGTCCGGGCCCCAACATCGGCGATTTTCCGGGCCCGATGCGTATTGGTTCTCAAAGCGCCACCTCCGGCTCCAACATTGGATGGGGCTTTTTCCGTGCCCGTAATGGCAACCGCTTGACGTTCAAACGGGGCAATGCGCAGCCCAACATGTTCCCTCCCGCACTGGTCAATGGCACCTGGTACCACGTGGTTTTGCGGCACGACGGCGTCAATCAGAACACGGCCATTATTTTCGGGGTTTCCACCAATGTCACCACGCAGGCGTGGTTGGATGCCACGGCCACGACCATTTTTGAGTTTGGCCGCATGGACCAAATGGATGACTGTGATTTGGACGATGTGGCCTTTTTCAATGAGGCCCTGCCGCTGGAGCGGATTTATACCCTCAACAGCGTGCCGACCCAGTTGGGGCTGGATTATAGCCTGGCCGAGGTGCGGGCGCTTTGGGCGATTTTTGATGCGGGCCCGGGCAGTTCGGGGACTGTCAAGGGGCGCACATGGACTTATACGACTGAAATTCCTGGGTCGCCTGCGCCGGGGGAGGCATTCATTGCAGGAAACAAGTTTTATGTGGTGTTGGCGCCGGGTGCTGGTCTCACGGCCACAGCCACCTTTTATGGAGATATCAACCCTGCTGGGGCGGGGAGGCCGGGCACCTTGGTATTGCCAGAAACCCCGGACATTGCTTCGTCTGCTCGTTTGGTCTTCGACTTGGGGGCGACGACGGAATTAGGCCCGCAAAATGACTTTTTGGAAATTCAGGGCGATTTGGTGATTACCAACACTCCGGTGGTCATCAATCCGCTGGCGCCACTGGCCAACGGCACCTATTGGTTGATCAAATATACGGGGGTCAAACGTGGTGATTTTAATCCGGTGGTGATTCACAATTCCCGTTATTCCATAAACCTCGATGAAACTGAGGAGGGGAAGATTAAACTGGTGGTGAACGGCACCAATGCCCCATTGCAATGGGTGGCCACGGCCAATGGCAACTGGAATTTCACCATGGCCAATTGGTCCAATCTGGTCACCCAGGCCGAGGACGTCTTCAAACAGGCAGACGTGGTGCGTTTTGATGATACGCAGCTTGTGCAAATCAACGTGGTTTTGGGCGGCCAACTGTCTCCAGCAGGGGTGGTGGTGGCGTCCTCGTCGCTGAACTTCAGTTTCACTGGCTCGGGTACGCTGGGTGGAATGGCCTTGGGATTAACCAAATCCGGCACTTCCACGCTCACTTTGGGAACGGCCAACCTGTTTCTGGGGCCGGTGCAAATAAATGAGGGCATACTGAAGCTGGGCCATCCCGCAGCGCTGGGGGCGACAGGGCAGGGGACGATAATTGGGGCGGGCGCCACGCTGGACCTCGGGGGCATTTCCCCGGGAACCGAACCGGTTAGTGTGAGCGGTGCAGGCCATAATGGGGTGGGCGCCATCATCAATTCCGGCGGGGCTTTGGTCAACAATGGCCTGGGGGGAGTGATTACTTTGCAGGGCGACACCACCTTGGGCGGCCCGAACCGGTTTGATATTTTTGCGGGAACCATTGTGGGGAATGGCCATCGTTTAATCAAAGTGGGACCGGCGGAAATTGCCTTGTCGCATTTAGGCGAAACCGGGCTGGGCGAAGTGGAAGTATTAGGCGGCCAGTTAACTGTCCTGGGCAATACGCAGTTGGGTAATCCGGCAGCACCCCTCATGGTAAGGCCGGGGGCAACCTTGGCTTTTTGGGCGGTGGGCACCAATGCCACCACCAAAAATATCATTATGGAAAACGGCCGCTTATTGAATGCCACCACGCCCCCGCTCGACAATGCTGTTCTGCGAGGCTCCCTGAGGTTAAGCGGCACGAATACGGTGGACGGTGTCTCCAGCATCAGCCTTTACGGTGAAATCATGGGCAACGGACGTTTGAATAAAAATGGCTCGGGCACGTTAACGCTCGATTCGCCGGGTGAGTTTCAGGGGGCCATTTACCTCAATAGTGGCCGGTTGACTTTAGGAACCAACGCCACCCTGGCTGGGGTCACCAATCTGGTACTTGCTGCCGGCACCGTGATGGATGTCAGCAGCCTGCGGCCTGCGCAGCTCTATGATTTGCCCGAGGGACAATCGCTTATGGGCAGTGGGATGGTCCATGGCAGCGTGAGGGCGGGGGCGCGCACCGTGTTGCAGCCGGGGACCAGTGCCGGGACCCTGACGATTACCAATCATCTCACCTTGGAGACAGGGGCAACTTTGGTTTTTGAGTTGGGAGAATCCACCGTCGAGGGTGGCGGCACCAACGACCTGCTGGTATTGGGAGGTGACCTTTATCTGAATGGCAGGGTGACGCTAAAGATTGTGCCATTGGCGCCCCTGAATACCACGGAGTTTTACACACTAATCAACTATGGTGGAACCTTGAATGGCCTGGTGGAAAACCTGGAAGTGGTAACCGACAGCCGCTATTCCTTCCTGCTGGACACTTCGGTGCCCGGAAAAATCCGCCTGCTGGCCACCGCGGAGGGCGGCACTATCACCTGGCGGGGGGACCATCCGTCGGGGCCGGGTTTGTGGGATTTGAATCAAACTCCCAATTGGGCCGGCAACGAGCGGTTTTTGGCAGGGGATACTGTGGTGTTCGATGACAGCGGAGTGGAGACGACCGTTCAACTGGTGGGAGATTTGTACCCAGCCATTTGGCGCATCGAGGCGAATAGCAAAAATTATGTTTTTCGAGGGGAGGGCCGCATCCGAGGCGGGAGTTTAACCAAATCCCAAGGGGGCACCGCCACCATCGCCAATACCGGTATCAATGATTTCGCCGGTGCCATTACCTTGCTGGGGGGGGGTGCTGGAAGTGGGCGAGGGCGGGGCGTATGGAAATCTCGGCTCCGGCCCGGTGGAAAACCGCGCCAAACTTGTGCTCAAGCGCAGCGACGACGTGACTTGGGGCAACACCATGACAGGGGACGGGCTTTTTGTTAA
- a CDS encoding class I SAM-dependent methyltransferase produces MSDNADHLSTRWHGLRAALAGLNGYVLLLRWLKPDLYRACLSENIRRGEEYLGWGLPPRDPIDFLWKNRPSSLSREDRVHLPPRLTDAGGTSLTELTMLAAATRLLQPRCVFEIGTFNGRTTAVFLMNTPPEARVYSLDLPPSATPTEKNMIDSDCSLIQRRRLAAYVYEYGLEARFEQLLGDSLAFDPSPFAGRVELGFIDGAHALPYVRNDTEKMARMIAPAGLVFWHDYGGRGRFGPLTAYLESLQERLALYRVPGTTLAWTQGSELRKLLPD; encoded by the coding sequence ATGAGCGATAACGCAGACCATCTTAGCACGCGCTGGCATGGCCTCCGGGCTGCGCTGGCCGGGTTGAATGGTTATGTGTTGCTGCTGCGGTGGCTCAAACCCGACCTTTACCGGGCCTGTCTTTCAGAAAACATCCGCCGGGGCGAGGAATACCTGGGCTGGGGACTGCCCCCCCGGGACCCTATTGATTTTCTATGGAAGAACCGGCCTTCAAGCCTGTCCCGGGAGGACCGCGTCCATTTGCCGCCCCGGCTGACTGACGCCGGGGGCACTTCCTTGACAGAACTGACCATGCTGGCCGCTGCGACGCGCTTGCTGCAGCCGCGCTGCGTTTTTGAAATTGGCACCTTCAACGGCCGCACCACCGCCGTTTTCCTGATGAACACACCGCCCGAGGCCCGTGTGTACAGCCTGGACTTGCCGCCCTCTGCCACGCCGACTGAAAAAAACATGATTGATTCGGATTGCAGCCTCATTCAGCGCCGGCGGCTGGCGGCGTATGTGTATGAATACGGCTTGGAGGCCCGCTTCGAGCAATTGCTGGGCGATTCCCTGGCCTTTGACCCTTCTCCCTTTGCGGGGCGCGTGGAGCTGGGATTCATTGATGGGGCGCACGCTCTGCCTTATGTCCGTAATGATACCGAAAAAATGGCCCGCATGATAGCTCCCGCCGGCCTCGTATTCTGGCACGATTATGGCGGGCGCGGACGTTTCGGGCCGCTGACAGCCTATTTGGAATCTTTGCAAGAACGACTGGCACTCTACCGCGTGCCGGGAACCA
- a CDS encoding c-type cytochrome domain-containing protein, translating to MNRHRVFFGVAGLALAGALALVAADLAAKLPPPSDKKGLTYEKDIKPIFEKSCIECHGPDKQKGRVRLDSLEATLKSGKGKAVVPGKSEESLLVLSVARVTEDPDHHMPPEGKGEPLSKEQVGLIRAWIDQGAK from the coding sequence ATGAACAGACATCGCGTGTTTTTCGGGGTGGCCGGTTTGGCGTTGGCAGGGGCGCTGGCGTTGGTGGCCGCCGATTTGGCCGCCAAGCTGCCGCCGCCGTCCGATAAAAAGGGTTTGACTTACGAAAAGGACATCAAACCGATTTTTGAAAAGTCGTGCATTGAATGTCACGGTCCGGATAAGCAGAAGGGCCGGGTGCGGCTTGACAGTTTGGAGGCGACGCTCAAGAGCGGCAAGGGCAAGGCGGTGGTGCCGGGCAAAAGTGAGGAAAGCCTGTTGGTGTTGTCTGTGGCGCGGGTGACGGAAGACCCTGACCATCACATGCCGCCCGAGGGCAAAGGCGAGCCGCTGAGCAAGGAGCAGGTGGGGTTGATCCGGGCGTGGATAGATCAGGGGGCCAAGTAA
- a CDS encoding AAA family ATPase codes for MNPNELAWQETLARARAEIQKVIIGQEQVVDLALMAILTGQHALVEGVPGVAKTLLVRTLAAVLHCQFARIQFTPDLMPSDITGTNVFNLQRNEFTLIKGPVFTDFLLADEINRAPAKTQAALLQAMQERAVTIDRETHALSPNFTVFATQNPIEYEGTYPLPEAQKDRFMLKINMACPGREEELTLARRMLQGEAPENVLARGEVHPVLGPNELQRLRAAMEAITVRDELVAYLLDLVRATREHEALLAGAGPRATQSLLLASRASAALAGRDFVTPDDIKALALPVLEHRLVLRPEFEIEGLTVREVIERILQETPVPR; via the coding sequence ATGAATCCAAACGAACTGGCCTGGCAGGAAACCCTGGCGCGCGCCCGCGCGGAAATTCAAAAAGTCATCATCGGTCAGGAACAAGTGGTGGACCTGGCTCTCATGGCCATTCTGACCGGCCAGCACGCCCTGGTGGAAGGAGTGCCCGGTGTGGCCAAAACCCTGCTCGTCCGCACGCTGGCCGCCGTGCTGCACTGCCAGTTTGCCCGCATCCAGTTCACCCCGGATTTAATGCCCTCCGACATCACCGGCACCAATGTTTTCAACCTGCAACGCAACGAGTTCACCCTCATCAAAGGCCCGGTCTTCACCGATTTCCTGCTGGCTGATGAAATTAATCGCGCCCCCGCCAAAACCCAGGCCGCCCTGCTGCAAGCCATGCAGGAACGCGCCGTGACCATTGACCGCGAAACCCATGCCCTCTCCCCCAATTTCACGGTTTTCGCCACCCAAAATCCCATCGAGTACGAGGGCACCTACCCTCTGCCCGAGGCCCAGAAAGATCGTTTCATGCTCAAAATCAACATGGCCTGCCCGGGCCGCGAAGAAGAACTGACCCTGGCCCGCCGCATGTTGCAGGGCGAAGCTCCGGAAAATGTGCTCGCCCGCGGCGAGGTACACCCCGTTTTGGGGCCTAATGAATTGCAAAGGCTGCGCGCCGCCATGGAGGCCATCACCGTCCGCGATGAATTGGTGGCGTATCTGTTGGACCTGGTGCGTGCCACCCGTGAACATGAAGCGCTGCTGGCCGGAGCCGGCCCACGGGCCACGCAGAGCCTTCTCCTCGCCAGCCGGGCCTCAGCGGCGCTGGCCGGCCGTGATTTCGTCACCCCCGATGACATTAAAGCCCTGGCCCTGCCCGTGCTTGAACACCGCTTGGTGCTGCGCCCGGAATTTGAGATCGAGGGGCTTACCGTCCGTGAGGTGATCGAACGGATTTTGCAGGAAACACCAGTCCCGCGATGA
- a CDS encoding autotransporter-associated beta strand repeat-containing protein: MLKRSDDVTWGNTMTGDGLFVKSGTNTLFLGASMAGFDGTIIAQGGRLRPTAATAFGTAAGGTFLEAGAALEINAINFGAEPFTVAGAGPDGLGVLVNSGGGQNNAFRFVTLSGDATVNAIGRFDVRANPDAAFMGNGHALTKIGANQFSLVSVGNTELGDISVLQGTFSVEGNTYLGSNGVMVVTNGATVMFWGSSQPQDKAFALGNGARLFKDNGTATLRGGGFITGSNTVEAASNSGTDFTLAGVIGGDGLLHKQGAGNVFLTADNTYTGGTLVSAGNLFLGNGGGKWLRGG; encoded by the coding sequence GTGCTCAAGCGCAGCGACGACGTGACTTGGGGCAACACCATGACAGGGGACGGGCTTTTTGTTAAATCGGGCACGAACACCCTGTTCCTTGGCGCTTCCATGGCCGGTTTTGACGGGACAATCATAGCGCAGGGTGGGCGGCTGCGCCCCACGGCGGCCACGGCGTTTGGTACAGCGGCGGGTGGCACCTTTTTGGAAGCAGGCGCCGCGCTGGAAATCAACGCGATTAACTTCGGTGCTGAACCATTCACGGTAGCGGGCGCTGGCCCGGATGGTTTGGGGGTGCTGGTAAATAGTGGTGGGGGGCAGAACAACGCATTCCGTTTTGTCACCTTAAGCGGAGATGCAACCGTGAACGCCATAGGCCGATTTGATGTGCGCGCCAACCCGGATGCGGCATTTATGGGGAACGGCCATGCATTAACCAAGATTGGCGCCAACCAGTTTTCGCTGGTCAGTGTGGGTAATACAGAGCTGGGGGATATTTCCGTGTTGCAGGGGACCTTTTCGGTGGAAGGCAACACCTACCTCGGCAGCAACGGGGTGATGGTGGTGACCAACGGCGCCACGGTGATGTTCTGGGGCAGCTCGCAGCCGCAGGACAAGGCGTTTGCCCTGGGCAATGGCGCTCGTTTATTCAAGGACAACGGCACGGCCACCTTGCGCGGCGGCGGATTCATCACGGGAAGCAACACTGTGGAGGCCGCGAGCAACTCGGGCACGGATTTCACCCTGGCGGGGGTGATTGGCGGTGACGGTCTGCTGCATAAGCAGGGGGCGGGCAATGTGTTCCTGACCGCGGACAACACCTACACCGGTGGCACGTTGGTCAGCGCGGGTAACCTGTTCCTGGGCAACGGGGGGGGAAAGTGGCTCCGTGGCGGGTGA